The following proteins are co-located in the Mus caroli chromosome 7, CAROLI_EIJ_v1.1, whole genome shotgun sequence genome:
- the Itpripl2 gene encoding inositol 1,4,5-trisphosphate receptor-interacting protein-like 2: MSVRYTLNLRVFWPLVTGLCTALVCLYHALHSSEDARAESPDGADSGFPLLKVAILLLLGYILLRCRHAIRQRLLPGSSRPRGHANFSARSLQEPGLSILLESYYEHEVRLSPHVLGHSKAHVSRIVGELVQAGRARGSPGLITGGALALAFRGDFIQVGSAYEQHKIRRPDSFDVLVPLRLPPQVALEPRSLGTEPSLTPAFRSCFVCALKAPPSPSGASTGQWHRDCKPFAEGFCVDVQGRRHLSATLVLRWFQAHLQRSLATVRYSLEGRCRVSLTPGSLEQPPTLHILPCRTDYGCCRLSMAVRLIPAVHLGDGVFLVAPPPPPSPSGALSELPGGLRAEALWGVNTARQEQKLLGWLQERAPPGACYLKCLQLLKALRDLGARGLDPMAATHWGRILSSYVLKTAVLEVLLNEGGPTPSWDEAHLSECLEKLVKFLRDCLLRRRDLFHCVLGPTGAAAEVGPLPKVLREAAPVDLLAPFDPHSRELAAARLLSTWRRLPQLLRVYGGPRYLARCPAPRSQRIQGSPEDEP, translated from the coding sequence ATGTCCGTGCGGTACACGCTCAACCTGCGGGTCTTCTGGCCCTTGGTGACCGGGCTGTGCACGGCGCTGGTGTGCCTCTACCATGCCCTACACAGCAGCGAGGATGCCCGGGCCGAGTCCCCCGACGGCGCAGACAGCGGCTTCCCGCTGCTCAAGGTGGCCATCCTTCTTCTCCTCGGCTACATCCTCCTACGATGTCGCCACGCCATCCGCCAGCGCCTGTTGCCAGGCTCTTCCCGCCCGCGTGGTCATGCCAACTTCTCAGCCAGATCCTTGCAAGAGCCAGGCCTGAGCATCTTACTGGAGAGTTACTATGAGCACGAAGTGCGCCTGTCGCCACATGTGCTAGGTCACAGCAAGGCACATGTGAGCCGGATTGTGGGGGAACTGGTGCAAGCTGGCCGGGCCCGAGGGTCTCCAGGCCTCATCACCGGGGGAGCGCTGGCTTTGGCCTTCCGGGGAGACTTCATCCAGGTGGGCAGCGCCTATGAACAGCACAAAATCCGCCGACCCGACAGCTTCGACGTGTTGGTGCCACTGCGACTCCCGCCGCAGGTGGCGCTGGAGCCGCGGAGCCTGGGGACGGAACCCTCGCTGACCCCAGCCTTCCGCAGCTGCTTCGTGTGCGCACTTAAGGCACCACCCTCGCCATCGGGGGCCTCGACGGGCCAGTGGCATCGCGACTGCAAACCCTTCGCTGAAGGCTTCTGTGTGGATGTGCAGGGCCGTCGCCACCTCTCAGCTACCCTGGTACTGCGCTGGTTCCAGGCGCACCTACAGCGCTCCTTGGCCACTGTGCGCTACAGCTTGGAGGGTCGCTGTCGGGTCAGCCTGACCCCAGGCAGTCTGGAGCAGCCCCCCACCCTCCACATCCTTCCTTGTCGCACGGACTACGGCTGCTGCCGCCTTTCCATGGCCGTGCGCCTCATCCCCGCTGTCCACCTGGGTGATGGCGTCTTCCTTGTggcaccgccaccaccaccctcgCCTAGCGGGGCCCTGTCAGAGCTCCCAGGTGGCCTGCGCGCCGAGGCACTGTGGGGTGTGAACACAGCACGTCAGGAGCAGAAACTGCTGGGCTGGCTTCAGGAACGGGCGCCTCCAGGTGCCTGCTATCTCAAGTGCCTGCAGCTGCTTAAGGCTCTTCGAGACTTGGGTGCCCGCGGGCTGGACCCGATGGCTGCTACACACTGGGGACGTATCCTGTCCTCTTACGTGCTCAAAACGGCGGTGCTGGAGGTGCTTCTGAACGAGGGCGGCCCGACGCCCAGCTGGGACGAGGCACACCTGAGTGAGTGCTTGGAGAAGTTGGTGAAGTTCCTTAGGGACTGCCTGCTGAGGCGCCGAGATCTCTTCCATTGTGTCCTAGGTCCGACTGGGGCAGCCGCCGAGGTTGGCCCCCTGCCCAAGGTGCTGCGCGAAGCCGCTCCTGTTGACCTCCTGGCGCCTTTCGACCCGCACTCCCGGGAGCTTGCAGCAGCGCGGTTGCTGTCCACGTGGCGTAGGTTGCCCCAGCTTCTCCGAGTCTACGGTGGTCCCCGCTACCTTGCCAGGTGCCCCGCACCCCGGAGTCAACGCATCCAGGGCTCCCCTGAAGATGAACCATGA